Proteins from a single region of Shinella zoogloeoides:
- a CDS encoding serine hydrolase domain-containing protein, which yields MREIIFAIIALVSLSLAGNAGAQSWQKADPAASGWSVDGLEAAQDYAATLKPTAVMVVQDGKVIASWGDVSRKVNVASVRKSLLSALYGIAVSDGRIDLASRLADLGIDDKRPVLTAAEKQATVRDLLMARSGIYHGAAYETADIRQKRPERGSHAPGSFWFYNNWDFNALGTIYRQQTGEDIFQSFAQRIARPIGMEDFSAHDGSYSLEKSSVHPAYPFAMSARDLARFGQLFLNGGQWNGQQIVPAAWVRESTTALSQPSDHNSGYGYMWWTLRSDHWGQGGAFNAGYGGQVVAYVPEKRLVIVQTVDPGQNRRGIEMRDFFQLMRKIAAAAPR from the coding sequence ATGCGGGAGATTATCTTCGCCATCATCGCCTTAGTCTCGCTTTCCCTGGCTGGAAATGCAGGCGCACAGTCTTGGCAGAAAGCCGATCCTGCAGCTTCCGGCTGGTCTGTCGATGGGTTGGAGGCAGCTCAGGACTATGCCGCCACCCTGAAGCCTACGGCCGTCATGGTGGTGCAGGATGGCAAGGTGATCGCCAGTTGGGGGGATGTATCCCGTAAGGTAAATGTCGCTTCCGTCCGCAAGAGCCTGCTAAGCGCGCTTTACGGGATCGCGGTTTCGGACGGCCGTATCGATCTCGCCAGCAGACTTGCCGATCTCGGCATTGACGACAAGCGTCCGGTCCTCACGGCGGCCGAGAAGCAGGCGACCGTGCGCGACCTGCTCATGGCACGATCGGGAATCTACCACGGCGCTGCCTATGAAACTGCCGATATTCGCCAGAAGCGTCCGGAGCGCGGCAGTCACGCCCCCGGCTCGTTCTGGTTCTACAACAATTGGGATTTCAACGCGCTCGGCACGATCTACCGACAGCAGACCGGAGAGGATATTTTCCAGAGTTTCGCGCAGCGCATCGCCAGGCCGATCGGTATGGAAGACTTTTCGGCGCATGACGGAAGTTATTCCCTCGAAAAATCATCGGTCCATCCGGCCTATCCCTTCGCCATGAGCGCTCGCGATCTTGCGCGTTTCGGACAGCTTTTCCTCAATGGCGGCCAGTGGAATGGCCAGCAGATTGTTCCCGCCGCTTGGGTGCGGGAATCGACCACGGCGCTGTCGCAGCCATCCGACCACAATAGCGGTTACGGTTATATGTGGTGGACGCTGCGCAGCGATCATTGGGGGCAGGGCGGTGCGTTCAATGCCGGCTATGGCGGACAGGTCGTTGCCTATGTGCCGGAAAAGCGGCTCGTGATCGTGCAGACCGTGGACCCGGGCCAGAACAGGCGCGGCATCGAAATGCGAGATTTCTTCCAACTCATGCGCAAGATCGCCGCGGCCGCGCCGCGATGA
- a CDS encoding TRAP transporter large permease has translation MIEFIAENLAPIMFMSLIVFLLLGYPVAFALAANGLLFFVIGVELAPLSDSINLSWPLLNAMPERLWGVMSNDTLLAIPFFTFMGIVLERSGMAEDLLDTIGQLFGPIRGGLAYAVIFVGALLAATTGVVAASVIAMGLISLPIMLRYGYDRSIASGVIAASGTLAQIIPPSLVLIVLADQLGRSVGDMYAGALIPGLVLTGLYMGYILLMTFLKRDSMPALPLEARSLGSGVTSLAIALIVAAGFAYAAHVYLAPTHGENADILGATVGVAFIYVVAVVDKALNINMMSRLAQQVIIVLIPPLALIFLVLGTIFLGIATPTEGGAMGAVGALAMAAAKGRLNMEVIRAALTSTTRLSAFVLFILIGARVFSLTFYGVNGHLWVEHLLVSMPGGETGFLIAVNVLVFFLAFFLDFFELAFIIVPLLAPAADKLGIDLIWFGVLLGINMQTSFMHPPFGFALFYLRSVAAKVPYLDRVTGKMTAPVTTGQIYWGAVPFVGIQILMVALTILFPGMVMHYKGEGTGIDPATIKIEVPGFGADGGLPGLGLPDDGGLGLPGGLQLPAGNPLEGGEKPAEGGAEKPATDLSTPPSFN, from the coding sequence ATGATCGAGTTCATTGCGGAAAACCTCGCGCCGATCATGTTCATGTCGCTGATCGTGTTCCTGCTGCTCGGCTATCCGGTGGCATTCGCGCTCGCGGCGAACGGCCTGCTCTTCTTCGTCATCGGCGTGGAGCTTGCGCCGCTGTCCGATTCGATCAACCTCTCCTGGCCGCTGCTTAACGCCATGCCGGAACGGCTATGGGGGGTGATGTCGAACGACACATTGCTCGCCATCCCGTTCTTCACATTCATGGGGATCGTGCTCGAACGCTCGGGCATGGCCGAAGACCTGCTCGACACGATCGGCCAGCTCTTCGGTCCCATCCGCGGCGGCCTTGCCTATGCGGTCATCTTCGTCGGCGCGCTGCTGGCGGCCACGACGGGTGTCGTCGCGGCCTCGGTCATCGCCATGGGCCTCATCTCCCTGCCGATCATGCTGCGCTACGGCTATGACCGGTCGATCGCCTCGGGCGTCATCGCCGCCTCCGGCACGCTCGCGCAGATCATCCCGCCCTCGCTCGTCCTCATCGTGCTTGCCGACCAGCTCGGCCGCTCGGTCGGCGACATGTATGCCGGCGCGCTCATCCCGGGCCTCGTGCTGACGGGCCTCTACATGGGCTACATCCTGCTGATGACCTTCCTGAAGCGGGATTCCATGCCGGCGCTGCCGCTGGAGGCGCGTTCGCTCGGCTCCGGCGTGACCTCGCTCGCCATCGCCCTGATCGTCGCGGCGGGCTTTGCCTATGCCGCCCATGTCTATCTCGCCCCGACCCATGGCGAGAATGCCGACATTCTCGGCGCGACCGTCGGCGTCGCCTTCATCTATGTGGTGGCGGTCGTCGACAAGGCGCTCAACATCAACATGATGTCGCGGCTTGCCCAGCAGGTCATCATCGTGCTCATCCCGCCGCTGGCGCTGATCTTCCTCGTGCTCGGCACCATCTTCCTCGGCATCGCGACGCCCACGGAGGGCGGGGCCATGGGCGCGGTCGGCGCGCTCGCCATGGCGGCCGCCAAGGGGCGGCTCAACATGGAGGTGATCCGCGCGGCGCTCACCTCCACGACGCGTCTTTCGGCCTTCGTGCTCTTCATCCTCATCGGCGCGCGCGTCTTCTCGCTCACCTTCTACGGCGTGAACGGGCATCTGTGGGTGGAGCACCTTCTGGTCTCCATGCCGGGCGGCGAGACGGGCTTCCTGATCGCGGTGAACGTGCTGGTCTTCTTCCTGGCGTTCTTCCTCGATTTCTTCGAGCTTGCCTTCATCATCGTGCCGCTGCTGGCGCCGGCCGCCGACAAGCTCGGCATCGACCTCATCTGGTTCGGCGTGCTGCTCGGCATCAACATGCAGACGAGCTTCATGCATCCGCCCTTCGGCTTCGCGTTGTTCTACCTGCGCTCGGTCGCGGCCAAGGTGCCCTATCTCGACAGGGTGACGGGCAAGATGACCGCGCCGGTGACGACGGGGCAGATCTATTGGGGCGCGGTGCCCTTCGTCGGCATCCAGATCCTTATGGTGGCGCTGACCATTCTCTTCCCGGGCATGGTCATGCACTACAAGGGCGAGGGCACCGGCATCGATCCGGCGACCATCAAGATCGAGGTTCCGGGCTTCGGCGCCGACGGCGGTCTTCCGGGGCTGGGCCTGCCCGATGACGGCGGCCTCGGCCTGCCGGGCGGCCTGCAGCTTCCCGCCGGCAATCCGCTGGAGGG
- a CDS encoding leucyl aminopeptidase produces MTSRSDIGFAKTARVSGGLAILLQVAGGEAAGLGDLDPEGIVGRAAGVAKFTGKALKSLDVLAPHGAPADRIVVLGLGEADRLTAHDWLKAGGAAAAKIGRAEKVAIYLDAPGVTLTARNAADFALGMQLGAYSFDTYKTKKADDDEAKNGKNVKVTIVTAAAAAAKKANDVSDAVAAGVILARNLVNEPANVLGPVEFADKAKALEKLGVEVDILTEREMKKLGMAALLGVAQGSVRPPRLAVMQWKGGREKDRPIAFIGKGVVFDTGGISIKPAAGMEDMKGDMGGAAAVIGLMHTLAARKAKANVVGILGLVENMPDGNAQRPGDIVKSMSGQTIEVINTDAEGRLVLCDALWYCNETFKPQFMVNLATLTGAIMVALGSHHAGLFSNDDTLAARLTAAGLVTSERLWRMPLGREYDKMIDSKFADMKNTGGRYAGSITAAQFLQRFVKDTPWAHLDIAGTAMGSPTDEINRSWGSGFGVRLLDELVRANYEG; encoded by the coding sequence ATGACTTCCAGATCCGACATCGGTTTTGCCAAGACGGCCCGCGTTTCGGGTGGCCTTGCGATCCTTCTCCAGGTTGCCGGCGGCGAGGCTGCGGGCCTTGGAGACCTCGATCCGGAAGGGATCGTCGGCCGGGCGGCCGGCGTTGCGAAATTCACCGGCAAGGCGCTGAAGAGCCTCGATGTGCTGGCGCCGCACGGTGCGCCGGCGGACCGCATCGTCGTGCTTGGCCTTGGCGAGGCGGACAGGCTGACGGCCCATGACTGGCTGAAGGCCGGCGGCGCCGCCGCCGCGAAGATCGGCCGCGCCGAGAAGGTCGCGATCTATCTCGATGCGCCGGGCGTTACCCTCACGGCGCGCAATGCCGCCGATTTCGCCCTCGGCATGCAGCTCGGCGCCTACAGCTTCGACACTTACAAGACGAAGAAGGCCGATGACGACGAGGCGAAGAACGGCAAGAACGTGAAGGTGACGATCGTCACGGCCGCCGCCGCGGCGGCCAAGAAGGCGAACGACGTCTCGGATGCGGTTGCCGCCGGCGTGATTCTCGCCCGCAACCTCGTCAACGAACCGGCCAATGTGCTCGGCCCGGTCGAGTTCGCCGACAAGGCCAAGGCGCTGGAAAAGCTCGGCGTCGAGGTGGATATCCTCACCGAGCGCGAGATGAAGAAGCTCGGCATGGCCGCGCTGCTCGGCGTCGCTCAAGGCTCCGTGCGTCCGCCGCGCCTTGCGGTCATGCAGTGGAAGGGCGGCAGGGAGAAGGACCGGCCCATCGCCTTCATCGGCAAGGGCGTCGTCTTCGATACCGGCGGCATCTCCATCAAGCCGGCGGCCGGTATGGAGGACATGAAGGGCGACATGGGCGGTGCGGCCGCCGTCATCGGCCTCATGCACACGCTCGCCGCGCGCAAGGCCAAGGCCAATGTCGTCGGCATCCTCGGCCTCGTGGAAAACATGCCGGACGGCAACGCCCAGCGCCCCGGCGACATCGTGAAATCCATGTCCGGCCAGACTATCGAGGTCATCAACACGGATGCCGAAGGCCGCCTCGTGCTCTGCGATGCGCTCTGGTACTGCAACGAGACCTTCAAGCCGCAGTTCATGGTGAATCTGGCGACGCTGACCGGCGCGATCATGGTCGCGCTCGGCAGCCATCATGCCGGCCTCTTCTCCAACGACGATACGCTGGCCGCGCGCCTTACCGCCGCCGGCCTCGTCACCAGCGAGCGTCTGTGGCGCATGCCGCTCGGCCGAGAATACGACAAGATGATCGACAGCAAGTTCGCCGACATGAAGAATACCGGCGGCCGCTATGCCGGCTCGATCACCGCCGCGCAGTTCCTGCAGCGCTTCGTCAAGGATACGCCCTGGGCGCATCTCGATATCGCGGGAACGGCGATGGGCTCGCCCACCGACGAGATCAACCGGTCCTGGGGTTCCGGCTTCGGCGTGCGCCTGCTCGACGAGCTGGTGCGGGCGAACTACGAAGGGTGA
- a CDS encoding DNA polymerase III subunit chi, with product MSEVLFYHLTESKLEDALPPLLDKSLERGWRVVVQAGDAERRDALDTHLWTFREDSFLPHGTDEQAFPAEQPVLLTTTPDNPNAATVRFLVAGAEPPPLEAYERVIFMFDGYDQAEVETARGHWKRLKGEGHQLTYWQQNGDGRWMKKA from the coding sequence GTGAGCGAAGTCCTCTTCTACCACCTGACGGAATCCAAGCTCGAAGACGCGCTGCCGCCGCTGCTCGACAAGAGCCTCGAACGCGGCTGGCGCGTCGTCGTGCAGGCGGGGGATGCCGAGCGCCGCGACGCGCTCGACACGCATCTCTGGACCTTCCGTGAGGACAGCTTCCTGCCGCACGGCACGGACGAGCAGGCGTTCCCGGCCGAGCAGCCCGTGCTCCTGACGACGACGCCGGACAACCCGAACGCCGCCACCGTCCGCTTCCTCGTCGCTGGCGCCGAACCGCCGCCGCTCGAGGCCTACGAGCGCGTGATCTTCATGTTCGACGGCTACGATCAGGCCGAGGTGGAGACCGCGCGCGGGCACTGGAAGCGCCTGAAAGGCGAGGGGCATCAGCTGACCTACTGGCAGCAGAACGGCGACGGGCGCTGGATGAAGAAGGCGTAA
- a CDS encoding Gfo/Idh/MocA family protein, translating into MSPINLAIVGVGKIVRDQHLPAVAKNGDYRLIAAASRHGTVDGIDNFKSIDEMLAAVPAIDAVSLCMPPQYRYEAAEKALSAGKHVFLEKPPGATLSEVADLEALAAARGLSLFASWHSRYAPAVEAAKTFLAGTTIRSMRVIWKEDVRHWHPNQEWIWQAGGLGVFDPGINALSIVTHILPRPAFITAATLEFPENRDAPIAAAMTFSDAKGLDLAAEFDWRQTGKQSWDIVAKTDAGEMVLSEGGAKLSIDGKLVHDEPEQEYPMLYRRFAEIVKAGQSDVDLAPLRHVADAFMLGRRKFVEAFYD; encoded by the coding sequence ATGTCACCGATCAATCTCGCAATCGTCGGCGTCGGCAAGATCGTGCGCGACCAGCATCTTCCGGCCGTCGCGAAGAACGGCGATTACAGGCTGATCGCCGCCGCCAGCCGCCACGGCACGGTCGACGGCATCGACAATTTCAAGTCCATCGACGAGATGCTGGCCGCCGTGCCGGCCATCGACGCCGTCTCGCTCTGCATGCCGCCGCAATATCGCTACGAGGCCGCCGAGAAGGCGCTTTCCGCCGGCAAGCACGTCTTTCTCGAAAAGCCGCCGGGCGCAACGCTTTCCGAGGTCGCCGACCTCGAGGCGCTCGCCGCCGCCAGGGGCCTGTCGCTCTTCGCAAGCTGGCATTCGCGCTATGCGCCGGCCGTCGAGGCCGCGAAGACCTTCCTCGCCGGCACGACGATCCGCTCCATGCGGGTGATCTGGAAGGAAGACGTGCGCCACTGGCACCCGAATCAGGAATGGATCTGGCAGGCCGGCGGCCTCGGCGTGTTCGATCCGGGCATCAACGCGCTCTCCATCGTCACCCACATCCTGCCGCGCCCGGCCTTCATCACCGCCGCGACGCTGGAATTCCCGGAAAACCGCGACGCCCCCATCGCCGCCGCAATGACCTTCTCCGACGCGAAGGGCCTCGACCTTGCCGCCGAATTCGACTGGCGCCAGACCGGCAAGCAGAGCTGGGACATCGTCGCGAAGACGGATGCCGGCGAGATGGTGCTGTCGGAAGGCGGCGCAAAACTCTCCATCGACGGTAAGCTGGTGCATGACGAGCCGGAGCAGGAATATCCGATGCTCTACAGACGCTTCGCCGAGATCGTAAAAGCCGGCCAGTCCGACGTCGACCTCGCCCCGCTGCGCCATGTCGCCGATGCGTTCATGCTGGGGCGGCGCAAGTTCGTGGAAGCGTTTTACGATTGA
- a CDS encoding TRAP transporter small permease subunit — MKTLLVFSRLIDAVTENIGKAVGWLILIAVLVSAGNAIVRKVFNTSSNAWLEAQWYLFGGAFMLAAAYTLAQNEHIRIDVVYGKFSRRVQHWIDLLGHCLFLMPFVLLMVYFLVPYVTMSFRSGEVSSSAGGLIVWPAKAILLGGFVLLAFQGVSEIIKKIAIMRGDMEDPTPYVPAHAPLDTVVAEEKGA; from the coding sequence ATGAAGACGCTGCTGGTTTTCAGCCGGCTGATCGATGCTGTCACGGAAAATATCGGCAAGGCCGTCGGCTGGCTGATCCTGATCGCCGTCCTTGTCAGCGCCGGAAACGCCATCGTCCGGAAGGTTTTCAACACGTCGTCGAATGCCTGGCTCGAGGCGCAATGGTATCTGTTCGGGGGCGCCTTCATGCTGGCCGCCGCCTATACGCTGGCCCAGAACGAGCATATCCGCATCGACGTCGTCTACGGCAAGTTCTCCCGCCGGGTGCAGCACTGGATCGACCTCCTCGGCCATTGCCTGTTTCTCATGCCCTTCGTGCTGCTGATGGTCTATTTCCTCGTGCCCTATGTGACGATGTCCTTCCGCTCGGGTGAGGTTTCGTCCAGCGCCGGCGGCCTGATCGTCTGGCCGGCCAAGGCCATCCTGCTCGGCGGCTTCGTTCTTCTCGCCTTCCAGGGCGTATCGGAGATCATCAAGAAGATCGCCATCATGCGTGGCGATATGGAGGATCCGACGCCTTACGTGCCGGCCCATGCCCCGCTCGACACCGTTGTCGCAGAGGAGAAGGGCGCATGA